In one window of Thalassococcus arenae DNA:
- a CDS encoding PQQ-like beta-propeller repeat protein: MALFALIGLAACADRDPVLVGDRLGVRDVLESQGGADVIPENQSRAIALAAQQSNASWPQSAVSPAYRTDHAALGLPLQPLWSLSIGAGDSRRQRLNTDPVVADGRIYTMDAESQVRAVSTAGALLWSYDLIPLRDGVEQGQGGGLAFADGRLFVSSGFGTLTALDAASGQEIWTQRLGNTATGKPTVAGDLVYVVGGDSTGWAIEAGNGRIRWQIEGQGDSNNVAGGPAPAVDDDLVIFSFGEAFVQAAFRKGGLGRWGADILGRRTGVTVAGIDDITGDPLIDGSTVYVGNHSGRVVALSTGDGERLWTAKHGALGPVWPAGDSVFFVSDRNQLIRLDAATGEQIWAVDLPGYKPERRPQRRRDTAFAHHGPILAGGRLIVASSDGLLRYFDPTDGALAGQTPIDGGATTRPVVAGGTLYVVSKKGVLHAYR, from the coding sequence ATGGCGCTGTTTGCGCTGATCGGACTGGCGGCCTGCGCCGATCGCGATCCGGTGCTGGTCGGCGACCGTCTGGGCGTGCGCGACGTGCTGGAAAGCCAGGGCGGCGCCGATGTCATCCCCGAAAACCAGTCCCGCGCGATCGCCTTGGCCGCGCAGCAATCCAATGCCAGCTGGCCGCAAAGCGCTGTTTCGCCGGCCTATCGCACCGATCACGCGGCCCTTGGCCTGCCTCTGCAGCCGCTGTGGTCCCTGTCGATCGGTGCCGGAGACAGCCGCCGCCAGCGTCTGAATACCGATCCCGTCGTCGCCGATGGCCGGATCTACACGATGGATGCAGAAAGCCAGGTGCGGGCGGTCTCGACCGCGGGTGCGCTGCTGTGGAGCTATGACCTGATCCCGTTGCGCGACGGCGTCGAACAGGGGCAGGGCGGCGGGCTGGCCTTTGCCGACGGGCGGCTGTTCGTCAGTTCGGGCTTTGGCACGCTGACCGCGCTCGACGCCGCTTCGGGTCAGGAAATCTGGACCCAGCGTCTGGGCAACACCGCCACCGGCAAGCCGACCGTGGCGGGCGACCTGGTCTATGTCGTCGGCGGCGATTCCACCGGTTGGGCGATCGAGGCCGGCAACGGCCGCATCCGCTGGCAGATCGAAGGCCAGGGCGACAGCAACAACGTCGCCGGTGGTCCTGCCCCGGCGGTCGACGACGACCTGGTGATCTTTTCCTTCGGCGAAGCCTTCGTGCAGGCCGCCTTCCGCAAGGGCGGGCTGGGCCGCTGGGGCGCCGACATCCTGGGCCGTCGCACCGGCGTGACCGTCGCCGGTATCGACGACATCACCGGCGACCCGCTGATCGACGGCAGCACCGTCTATGTCGGTAACCATTCCGGCCGCGTCGTGGCGCTGTCCACCGGCGATGGCGAACGGCTCTGGACCGCCAAGCACGGCGCGCTCGGCCCGGTCTGGCCGGCGGGCGACAGCGTGTTCTTCGTATCCGACCGCAACCAGCTGATCCGGCTGGATGCCGCGACCGGTGAACAGATCTGGGCGGTCGACCTGCCGGGCTACAAGCCCGAACGCCGCCCGCAACGCCGCCGCGACACCGCCTTTGCCCATCACGGGCCGATCCTGGCGGGCGGGCGGCTGATCGTGGCCTCTTCGGACGGGCTGTTGCGCTATTTCGACCCGACCGATGGCGCGCTGGCCGGGCAGACCCCGATCGACGGCGGTGCGACGACCCGGCCCGTGGTGGCCGGCGGCACGCTGTATGTCGTGTCGAAAAAGGGCGTGCTGCACGCCTATCGCTGA
- a CDS encoding efflux RND transporter permease subunit yields the protein MTGIVDWAAERARMILAFIALSLVIGGYAYVALPKEGEPDIEIPALFVSVPFPGISAADSETLLVKPMETELSDLDGLKTMSATAAEGYAGLVLEFEFGWDKTKVMADVRDAMNNAEAEFPEGAEQYSINEINFSEFPIIIVNLSGPVPERTMARVAKDLQDRIEAIDAVLEAGIAGNRDEMLEVVIDPLRLESYNVTAGELISVVQNNNQLIAAGEVETDQGTFAVKIPSSFDEARDVYDLPVKVNGDRVVTLGDLATINLTFEDRVGTARFNGETTIALQVVKRKGYNIIDTAAQVRAAVDAARAEWPPELQAAVNVGTSNDQSRTVGSMVSQLEGSVLTAIALVMIVVLAALGTRPALLVGFAIPTSFLLCFAFLALMGVSVSNIVMFGLILAVGMLVDGAIVVVEYADKRISQGVGPMHAYVEAAKRMFWPVVSSTATTLCAFLPMLFWPGVPGEFMGMLPVTLIFVLSASLVVALVYLPVMGGVTGRFSRKVTHAADALRAAAPWWLRAALVPVALLGLFVGAMMVLNPAYLFAPIGSGFVAYVPGIVVFLLFAVACSVVMDAAAIRRQKSRVQSGYRRTPFGWFIQMIAGNPIMPLVTIGTVVFLVLNVFSYYGQNNNGVEFFVDSEPEQAIVYVRARGNLSLPEKDALVRRVEAVVLETTGIDTAFAFAGDGGLNSNTGGAEGPKDAIGQVQIELIPWEDRPAYAREHPAEITLEELDGDVVLDRLQARLDTIPGIETEILNLSRGPASAKPVHLRLKGDNWSDLLAATAQARAVFDETPGLTLIEDTLPLPGIDWQIDVDVEKAGRYGADVATVGAMVQLVTRGILLDTMRVDTSDEEIEIRVRLPEQDRLLSTLDTLKVRTNDGLVPLANFITREPVAKLAEISRVGQKRYFDVKADVRSGMVVLREGDSSAGAFLGTAFVAPDGGPARITLGTETYFTDEATAERVSQIEDGGNVFAKFVNPNERIAEITKWLDTRPLPAGIEWEWTGDQEDQAESQAFLSSAFAAALGLMFIILLAQFNSFYNATLVLLAVVLSTTGVLIGMLVMDQYFSIIMTGTGIVALAGIVVNNNIVLIDTYQDYARYMPRIEAIVRTAEDRIRPVLLTTITTMAGLAPMMFGLSLDFFGGGWSIDSPTALWWKNLATAVVFGLGIATVLTLVFTPSMLALRIWFVTYVRWLARLLAKMSMGRGSRIAQDWALQAAARQIKAPTILWEDAPEPATADRPLRAAE from the coding sequence ATGACCGGCATCGTCGACTGGGCCGCCGAACGGGCGCGGATGATCCTGGCCTTCATCGCGCTGTCGCTGGTGATCGGCGGCTATGCCTATGTCGCGCTGCCCAAGGAGGGCGAACCGGACATCGAGATCCCGGCGCTGTTCGTGTCGGTGCCCTTCCCCGGCATCTCGGCCGCGGACAGCGAGACGCTGCTGGTCAAGCCGATGGAGACCGAGCTGAGCGATCTCGACGGGCTCAAGACCATGTCGGCAACCGCTGCCGAGGGCTATGCCGGTCTGGTGCTGGAGTTCGAGTTCGGCTGGGACAAGACCAAGGTCATGGCCGATGTCCGCGACGCGATGAACAACGCCGAGGCCGAGTTTCCCGAAGGCGCCGAGCAATACTCGATCAACGAGATCAATTTCAGCGAGTTTCCGATCATCATCGTGAACCTGTCGGGCCCGGTGCCGGAACGCACGATGGCGCGGGTCGCCAAGGATCTGCAGGACCGGATCGAGGCCATCGACGCAGTGCTGGAGGCCGGGATCGCCGGCAATCGCGACGAGATGCTGGAGGTGGTGATCGATCCGCTGCGGCTGGAAAGTTATAACGTCACCGCGGGCGAGTTGATCAGCGTGGTGCAGAACAACAACCAGCTGATCGCGGCGGGCGAGGTGGAAACCGACCAGGGCACCTTCGCGGTCAAGATCCCGTCCAGCTTCGACGAGGCCCGTGACGTCTATGACCTGCCGGTCAAGGTCAACGGCGACCGGGTCGTGACGCTGGGCGACCTGGCGACGATCAACCTGACCTTCGAGGACCGCGTCGGCACGGCGCGGTTCAACGGCGAGACGACGATCGCGCTGCAGGTGGTCAAGCGCAAGGGTTACAACATCATCGACACCGCCGCGCAGGTGCGCGCCGCGGTCGATGCCGCCCGTGCCGAATGGCCGCCCGAATTGCAGGCCGCGGTCAACGTGGGCACCTCGAACGACCAGAGCCGCACCGTGGGCTCGATGGTCAGCCAGCTGGAAGGCTCGGTGCTGACCGCCATCGCGCTGGTGATGATCGTGGTGCTGGCAGCACTTGGCACCCGCCCGGCACTGCTGGTGGGCTTCGCCATCCCGACCTCGTTCCTGCTGTGTTTCGCCTTCCTCGCGCTGATGGGCGTGAGCGTGTCGAACATCGTCATGTTCGGCCTGATCCTGGCGGTGGGCATGCTGGTCGACGGTGCCATCGTGGTGGTGGAATACGCCGACAAGCGCATCAGCCAGGGCGTGGGCCCGATGCATGCCTATGTCGAGGCCGCCAAGCGGATGTTCTGGCCGGTCGTGTCGTCCACCGCGACGACGCTGTGCGCCTTTCTGCCGATGCTGTTCTGGCCCGGCGTGCCGGGCGAGTTCATGGGGATGCTGCCGGTCACGCTGATCTTCGTGCTGTCGGCCTCGCTGGTGGTGGCGCTGGTCTATCTGCCGGTCATGGGCGGGGTGACGGGGCGCTTTTCACGCAAGGTGACCCACGCGGCCGACGCCTTGCGCGCGGCCGCACCCTGGTGGCTGCGCGCGGCGCTGGTGCCCGTGGCGCTGCTGGGGCTGTTCGTCGGCGCGATGATGGTTCTGAACCCGGCCTACCTGTTCGCACCCATCGGGTCGGGCTTTGTCGCTTATGTGCCGGGTATCGTGGTGTTCCTGCTGTTCGCGGTCGCCTGTTCGGTGGTGATGGACGCCGCCGCGATCCGGCGCCAGAAAAGCCGCGTTCAAAGCGGGTATCGACGCACCCCCTTTGGCTGGTTCATCCAGATGATCGCGGGCAACCCGATCATGCCGCTGGTCACCATCGGCACGGTGGTCTTTCTTGTCCTCAACGTGTTCAGCTATTACGGCCAGAACAACAACGGCGTGGAATTCTTCGTCGACAGCGAACCGGAACAGGCCATCGTCTATGTCCGCGCCCGCGGCAACCTGAGCTTGCCGGAAAAGGATGCGCTGGTGCGCCGGGTCGAGGCGGTGGTGCTGGAGACCACCGGCATCGACACCGCCTTTGCCTTTGCCGGCGATGGCGGGCTGAATTCCAACACCGGCGGTGCGGAGGGCCCCAAGGACGCGATCGGACAGGTCCAGATCGAACTGATCCCCTGGGAGGATCGTCCGGCCTATGCGCGCGAGCATCCCGCTGAGATCACGCTGGAGGAACTGGACGGCGACGTGGTGCTGGACCGGCTGCAGGCGCGGCTGGATACCATTCCGGGCATCGAGACGGAAATCCTGAACCTCAGCCGTGGCCCCGCCTCGGCCAAACCCGTTCACCTGCGGCTGAAAGGCGACAACTGGTCCGACCTGCTGGCGGCCACGGCGCAAGCGCGCGCGGTGTTCGACGAAACCCCCGGCCTGACCCTGATCGAGGACACCCTGCCCCTGCCCGGCATCGACTGGCAGATCGACGTCGATGTCGAGAAGGCGGGCCGCTACGGCGCCGATGTGGCGACCGTGGGCGCGATGGTGCAGCTTGTGACGCGCGGCATCCTGCTGGACACGATGCGGGTGGACACCAGCGACGAGGAAATCGAAATCCGCGTCCGCCTGCCCGAGCAGGACCGGCTGCTGTCGACGCTGGACACGCTGAAGGTGCGGACCAATGACGGGCTGGTGCCCTTGGCCAATTTCATCACCCGCGAGCCGGTGGCCAAGCTGGCCGAGATCAGCCGGGTCGGTCAGAAACGCTATTTCGACGTCAAGGCGGACGTCCGATCGGGAATGGTCGTGCTGCGCGAGGGCGACAGCTCGGCAGGCGCATTTCTCGGCACCGCGTTCGTGGCACCTGACGGCGGTCCGGCGCGGATCACCCTCGGCACGGAGACCTATTTCACCGACGAGGCAACCGCCGAGCGCGTATCCCAGATCGAGGACGGCGGCAACGTGTTCGCGAAGTTCGTCAATCCCAACGAACGCATCGCCGAGATCACGAAATGGCTGGACACCCGCCCCTTGCCTGCGGGCATCGAGTGGGAATGGACCGGCGACCAGGAAGACCAGGCCGAAAGCCAGGCTTTCCTGTCCTCGGCCTTTGCCGCCGCTTTGGGGCTGATGTTCATCATCCTGCTGGCGCAGTTCAACAGCTTCTACAACGCGACGCTGGTGCTGCTGGCGGTGGTGCTGTCGACCACCGGCGTGCTGATCGGGATGCTGGTGATGGACCAGTATTTCAGCATCATCATGACCGGCACCGGCATCGTCGCGCTGGCGGGTATCGTGGTGAACAACAACATCGTGCTGATCGACACCTACCAGGATTACGCCCGCTACATGCCGCGGATCGAGGCCATCGTGCGCACCGCCGAGGACCGTATCCGCCCGGTTCTGCTGACCACGATCACCACGATGGCCGGCCTGGCGCCGATGATGTTCGGACTGTCGCTGGATTTCTTCGGCGGCGGCTGGTCGATCGATTCACCGACCGCGCTGTGGTGGAAGAACCTGGCCACGGCGGTGGTGTTCGGGCTGGGCATCGCGACGGTGCTGACGCTGGTCTTCACGCCGTCGATGCTGGCGCTGCGGATCTGGTTCGTGACCTATGTCCGCTGGCTGGCACGGCTGCTGGCCAAGATGTCGATGGGCCGGGGCAGCCGGATCGCGCAGGACTGGGCGCTGCAGGCCGCCGCGCGGCAGATCAAGGCGCCCACGATCCTGTGGGAGGACGCGCCGGAACCCGCGACGGCCGACCGGCCGCTGCGCGCGGCCGAGTGA
- a CDS encoding EF-hand domain-containing protein — translation MKSTVIALVAALSVTGFAAHAEVADSNGDGVFSMEEMLVSYPDLTEETFAEIDADADGAINAEELAAAVSAGLIAG, via the coding sequence ATGAAGTCCACCGTGATTGCCCTCGTTGCCGCGCTGTCGGTGACCGGATTTGCTGCCCATGCCGAAGTGGCCGACAGCAATGGCGACGGCGTCTTTTCGATGGAAGAAATGCTGGTCAGCTATCCCGACCTGACCGAAGAAACCTTCGCCGAGATCGACGCCGATGCCGATGGCGCCATCAACGCCGAAGAACTGGCCGCCGCAGTGTCGGCCGGCCTGATCGCAGGCTGA
- a CDS encoding DUF2256 domain-containing protein, with product MPRGTRKEHLPSKTCATCGRPFTWRKKWAKVWDQVRYCSDRCRTRRQSASSSG from the coding sequence ATGCCGCGCGGAACCAGAAAGGAACACCTGCCGTCCAAGACCTGCGCCACCTGCGGGCGGCCTTTCACCTGGCGCAAGAAATGGGCCAAGGTCTGGGACCAGGTCCGCTATTGCTCGGACCGTTGCCGCACCAGGCGCCAATCCGCTTCTTCATCTGGCTGA
- the der gene encoding ribosome biogenesis GTPase Der, which translates to MTFSLALVGRPNVGKSTLFNRLVGKRLALVDDQPGVTRDLREGEARLGDLRFTVIDTAGLEEATDDSLPARMRRLTERAVDMADICLFIVDARAGITASDEVFAEILRRRAKHVILAANKAEGRAGESGTLEAFSLGLGEPVRISAEHGEGMGELYAALAPLAEDYAARAAEEAPEVEISVEEGDEDDGPRPITRDKPLQIAVVGRPNAGKSTLVNAILGEDRMLTGPEAGITRDAISVQLDWGGVPVRIFDTAGMRKRAKVQEKLEKLSVSDGIRAVKFAEVVIVLLDAAIPFEVQDLKIADLAEREGRAVVVAVNKWDVEDDKNAKIRDLRETFEKVLPQLRGAPLVTISARTGRGLDKLQEAVMKAHEVWNRRVSTGQLNRWLDGMVQRHPPPAPQGKRIKLRYMTQAKTRPPGFVVMCSHPDKLPESYSRYLVNGLREDFDMPGTPIRLTMRGQGDQNPFKGRKKKRPGALGKHLGKLQSKKD; encoded by the coding sequence ATGACCTTCTCGCTTGCCCTTGTGGGGCGCCCCAACGTGGGCAAGTCCACGCTGTTCAACCGGCTGGTGGGCAAGCGGCTGGCTCTGGTCGACGACCAGCCCGGCGTCACCCGCGACCTGCGCGAGGGCGAGGCCCGGCTGGGCGATCTGCGCTTTACCGTGATCGACACCGCGGGGCTGGAAGAGGCTACCGACGACAGCCTGCCGGCGCGGATGCGGCGCTTGACCGAACGCGCCGTCGACATGGCCGATATCTGCCTCTTCATCGTCGATGCCCGAGCCGGGATCACCGCCTCGGACGAGGTTTTCGCCGAGATCCTGCGCCGCCGCGCCAAGCACGTGATCCTGGCCGCCAACAAGGCCGAGGGACGGGCGGGCGAAAGCGGCACGCTCGAAGCCTTCTCGCTGGGGCTGGGCGAGCCGGTGCGCATCTCGGCCGAACATGGCGAAGGCATGGGCGAGCTCTATGCCGCCCTGGCGCCATTGGCCGAGGATTATGCCGCCCGCGCCGCCGAAGAGGCCCCCGAGGTGGAAATCAGCGTCGAAGAGGGCGACGAGGACGACGGCCCGCGCCCGATCACGCGCGACAAGCCGCTGCAGATCGCCGTTGTGGGCCGGCCCAACGCGGGCAAGTCGACCCTGGTCAACGCCATCCTGGGCGAAGACCGGATGCTGACCGGCCCCGAGGCCGGCATCACCCGCGACGCGATTTCGGTCCAGCTCGACTGGGGCGGGGTGCCGGTGCGCATCTTCGACACCGCCGGCATGCGCAAGCGCGCCAAGGTCCAGGAAAAACTGGAAAAACTGTCGGTCAGCGACGGCATCCGCGCGGTCAAGTTCGCCGAGGTGGTGATCGTGCTGCTGGATGCGGCCATCCCCTTCGAGGTGCAGGATCTCAAGATCGCCGATCTGGCCGAACGCGAGGGCCGCGCCGTGGTCGTGGCGGTCAACAAGTGGGATGTCGAGGACGACAAGAACGCCAAGATCCGCGACCTGCGCGAAACCTTCGAAAAGGTGCTGCCGCAACTGCGCGGCGCGCCGCTGGTGACGATCTCGGCCCGCACCGGGCGCGGGCTCGACAAGCTGCAGGAGGCGGTGATGAAGGCCCACGAGGTCTGGAACCGCCGCGTCTCGACCGGACAGCTCAACCGCTGGCTCGACGGAATGGTGCAGCGCCATCCGCCGCCGGCGCCACAGGGCAAGCGGATCAAGCTGCGCTACATGACCCAGGCCAAGACGCGCCCGCCGGGCTTCGTGGTGATGTGCAGCCATCCCGACAAGCTGCCCGAAAGCTATTCGCGCTACCTGGTCAACGGTCTGCGCGAGGATTTCGACATGCCCGGCACGCCGATCCGCCTGACGATGCGCGGCCAGGGCGACCAGAACCCGTTCAAGGGCCGCAAGAAAAAGCGCCCGGGTGCGCTCGGCAAACATCTGGGCAAGCTGCAATCCAAGAAGGACTGA
- the serS gene encoding serine--tRNA ligase: MHDIRAIRDNPAAFDAVMSRRGLDAVSSEILSLDEARRAAIHAAETAQADQNKASKQVGAAKAGGDEAEFERLRALVAEKKAEVAEMQDRAKALDAQLTDLLMRLPNRLHDDVPDGADEADNAEIRRWGEPRAFDFQPKEHYQLACVQDGLDFETAAKLSGARFAVMSGAVARLHRALAQFMLDTHTTENGLTETWTPVLVREEMMLGTGQLPKFGDDSYQTTNGWWLVPTAEVTLTNIVNGLVVEESYLPRRYVAHTQCFRSEAGSAGKDTAGMLRQHQFEKVEMVSITHPDRSMEEHARMTRCAEDILERLGLPYRTVVLCSGDIGFGAIKTHDIEVWLPGQNTYREISSVSVCGDFQARRMNARFKPAGGGKPEFVHTLNGSGLAVGRCLIAVLENGQTEDGGVVLPQVLAPWLGGKTRITPEGTLA; the protein is encoded by the coding sequence GCCGCGCCGCGATCCACGCCGCGGAAACCGCGCAGGCCGATCAGAACAAGGCGTCCAAGCAGGTGGGTGCCGCCAAGGCCGGCGGCGACGAGGCCGAGTTCGAGCGCCTGCGCGCGCTGGTGGCCGAGAAAAAGGCCGAGGTGGCCGAGATGCAGGACCGCGCCAAGGCGCTGGACGCGCAGCTGACCGACCTGCTGATGCGCCTGCCCAACCGGCTGCATGACGACGTGCCGGACGGCGCGGACGAGGCCGACAATGCCGAGATCCGCCGCTGGGGCGAGCCGCGCGCCTTCGATTTCCAGCCGAAGGAGCATTACCAGCTGGCCTGCGTGCAGGACGGGTTGGATTTCGAGACCGCCGCCAAACTGTCGGGCGCGCGCTTTGCCGTCATGTCCGGCGCCGTCGCCCGGCTGCACCGGGCGCTGGCGCAGTTCATGCTGGACACCCACACCACCGAAAACGGCCTGACCGAGACCTGGACGCCGGTGCTGGTACGCGAAGAGATGATGCTGGGCACCGGGCAATTGCCGAAATTCGGCGACGACAGCTATCAGACCACCAATGGCTGGTGGCTGGTGCCCACCGCCGAGGTCACGCTGACCAACATCGTCAACGGGCTGGTGGTCGAGGAAAGCTATCTGCCGCGGCGCTACGTCGCCCATACGCAGTGCTTCCGCTCCGAGGCCGGCAGCGCCGGCAAGGACACCGCCGGCATGTTGCGCCAGCACCAGTTCGAGAAGGTCGAGATGGTGTCCATCACCCATCCCGACCGGTCGATGGAGGAACACGCGCGGATGACGCGCTGCGCCGAGGACATCCTGGAACGGCTGGGCCTGCCCTATCGCACGGTGGTTCTGTGCAGCGGCGATATCGGTTTCGGTGCGATCAAGACCCATGACATCGAGGTCTGGTTGCCCGGACAGAACACCTATCGCGAGATCAGTTCCGTCTCGGTCTGCGGGGATTTCCAGGCGCGACGGATGAATGCGCGGTTCAAGCCCGCAGGCGGCGGCAAACCGGAATTCGTGCACACGCTGAACGGTTCGGGCCTGGCGGTGGGGCGCTGCCTGATCGCGGTGCTGGAGAACGGCCAGACCGAGGATGGCGGCGTGGTGCTGCCGCAGGTCCTGGCGCCCTGGCTGGGCGGCAAGACGCGGATCACGCCGGAGGGAACACTGGCATGA
- a CDS encoding efflux RND transporter periplasmic adaptor subunit, with protein MRFLPIITALIVAGVLYGIVIERDRLLGFARDAAPAALLGDGGDAGSDAEIAPVALAEPEVPVEGAVKVMARRSVAQLVDSAVILRGETEAIRQVDVRAETSGKVVSEPLRRGAFVEAGQLLCEIDPGTRGVSLQEAVARLAEARARLPEARARQLEAESQPPASRARISEAEAGVPAAEAGLLEARARVPEAEARLAEAAARIPAAEARLKEAIARVPEARARLAEAEAGVPTANARLAEARARVVEAEINLNAARELAREGFAAQTRLAGAQAAYESALAQEQAALAGLKTAEAAIESAKGGVEGALASVESAKSDIEAARAGLQSAQAQVENAKAGVETALSQIEGARAAVISARAQLEGSVAGIESARAGEENALSGIQAAEAAVAAAEKEIERLKIHAPFAGLLESDTAELGALLQPGTLCATVIQLDPIKIVGFVPETEVARVRTGAAAGARLAGEREVTGTVSFVSRSADPLTRTFRVELTVDNTDLAIRDGQTAEIAIEAEGAPAHLLPQSALTLNDGGVLGVRTVAADKTALFQPVNVLRDTRQGVWVAGLPDEVDIITVGQEYVTDGVPVEPSFEELLQ; from the coding sequence ATGCGTTTTCTTCCCATTATCACCGCGCTGATCGTGGCCGGTGTTCTTTACGGCATCGTGATCGAACGCGACCGGCTGCTGGGATTTGCCCGCGACGCGGCACCCGCGGCGCTGCTGGGCGACGGTGGCGACGCCGGTTCGGATGCCGAAATCGCACCTGTCGCGCTGGCCGAGCCCGAAGTGCCGGTCGAAGGCGCGGTCAAGGTCATGGCGCGGCGATCGGTGGCGCAACTGGTCGACAGCGCGGTTATCCTGCGCGGCGAAACCGAGGCGATCCGCCAGGTCGACGTGCGGGCCGAGACGTCGGGCAAGGTGGTGTCGGAACCGTTGCGGCGCGGCGCGTTCGTCGAGGCCGGGCAGCTGCTGTGCGAGATCGATCCGGGCACCCGCGGCGTGTCCTTGCAAGAGGCCGTGGCGCGGTTGGCCGAGGCCCGCGCGCGCTTGCCCGAGGCGCGTGCCCGCCAGTTGGAGGCGGAATCGCAGCCTCCGGCGTCGCGCGCCCGCATCTCGGAAGCCGAGGCCGGCGTGCCCGCCGCCGAAGCCGGTCTGCTGGAGGCGCGCGCCCGCGTGCCCGAAGCCGAGGCGCGACTGGCCGAGGCCGCGGCGCGCATTCCCGCCGCCGAAGCGCGCCTGAAAGAGGCGATCGCCCGGGTTCCCGAGGCCCGCGCCCGCCTCGCCGAGGCCGAGGCCGGCGTGCCCACCGCCAATGCCCGGCTGGCCGAGGCGCGTGCCCGCGTGGTCGAGGCCGAGATCAATCTGAACGCCGCGCGCGAACTGGCCAGGGAAGGTTTTGCCGCGCAGACCCGGCTGGCCGGCGCCCAGGCGGCCTATGAATCGGCGCTGGCGCAGGAACAGGCGGCGCTGGCGGGGCTGAAGACCGCCGAAGCGGCCATCGAATCCGCCAAGGGCGGCGTCGAAGGCGCGCTGGCCAGCGTGGAATCGGCCAAGTCCGACATCGAAGCGGCCCGGGCCGGGCTGCAATCGGCGCAGGCCCAGGTGGAGAACGCCAAGGCCGGGGTCGAAACCGCGCTGTCGCAGATCGAAGGCGCCCGCGCCGCGGTCATTTCCGCACGGGCGCAACTGGAAGGTTCGGTGGCCGGCATCGAATCCGCCCGCGCCGGCGAGGAAAACGCCCTGTCCGGCATCCAGGCCGCCGAGGCCGCGGTCGCCGCGGCGGAAAAGGAAATCGAGCGTCTGAAGATCCACGCGCCCTTTGCGGGTCTGCTGGAAAGCGACACCGCCGAACTGGGCGCGTTGCTGCAACCGGGCACGTTGTGCGCCACGGTGATCCAGCTGGACCCGATCAAGATCGTGGGCTTCGTTCCGGAAACCGAAGTGGCGCGGGTGCGCACCGGCGCAGCCGCCGGCGCCCGCCTGGCGGGTGAACGCGAGGTGACCGGCACCGTCAGCTTCGTGTCGCGCAGCGCCGATCCGCTGACGCGCACCTTCCGTGTCGAACTGACCGTGGACAATACCGACCTGGCCATTCGCGATGGCCAGACCGCCGAGATCGCCATCGAGGCCGAGGGTGCCCCGGCGCATCTTCTGCCGCAATCGGCGCTGACGCTGAACGATGGCGGCGTGCTGGGCGTGCGCACCGTCGCCGCCGACAAGACCGCGCTGTTCCAGCCCGTCAACGTGCTGCGCGACACGCGGCAAGGCGTCTGGGTCGCCGGGCTGCCCGACGAGGTCGACATCATCACCGTGGGCCAGGAATACGTCACCGACGGCGTGCCGGTCGAACCCAGCTTCGAGGAGCTTCTGCAATGA